From one Desulfuromonadales bacterium genomic stretch:
- a CDS encoding NADH-quinone oxidoreductase subunit H, which produces MLGRLLLHLVLLLVFAPLLQGVIVKTKALFGGRVGAPLLQPYWDLARLWRKGFVFSRTTTWVFRAGPVVGLTVPVLASLLVPFGALPAPLSFEGDLILFVYLFGLARFFTAAAALDTGSSFEGMGAAREVTFSCLAEPTVLFALMVLARLAGELSLNSLLGPHLEAAWKGPAAAPLGLILVCLLVVLLVENSRIPFDDPNTHLELTMIHEVMVLDHSGPAFGMILYGAALKLMVLGALVVRLALPWQTGLWWLDAMVFLGGMLLLALLIGVVESIMARLRLVRIPQILIGTTLVSIFALVLVLR; this is translated from the coding sequence CTGCTGGTTTTCGCTCCCCTGCTGCAGGGGGTGATCGTCAAGACCAAGGCCCTGTTCGGGGGGCGGGTGGGCGCTCCGCTGTTGCAGCCCTATTGGGACCTGGCCCGGCTGTGGCGCAAAGGGTTCGTGTTCAGCCGCACGACCACCTGGGTCTTCCGGGCTGGACCGGTCGTCGGGCTGACAGTGCCCGTCCTGGCATCGCTGCTGGTACCCTTTGGAGCACTGCCGGCGCCGCTCTCCTTTGAAGGGGATCTGATCCTGTTCGTCTATCTGTTCGGCCTCGCCCGCTTCTTCACCGCGGCTGCCGCCCTCGATACCGGCTCCAGTTTCGAAGGGATGGGCGCCGCCCGCGAGGTGACCTTCTCCTGTCTGGCCGAACCGACCGTCCTCTTCGCGCTGATGGTCCTGGCGCGACTGGCCGGGGAACTCTCGCTGAACTCGCTGCTGGGACCCCACCTGGAAGCGGCCTGGAAGGGGCCTGCAGCGGCGCCGCTGGGATTGATTCTGGTCTGTCTGCTGGTCGTCCTGCTGGTCGAGAATTCACGCATCCCCTTCGACGACCCCAACACCCATCTGGAACTGACCATGATCCACGAGGTGATGGTTCTCGATCACAGCGGCCCGGCCTTCGGCATGATTCTTTACGGGGCAGCGCTCAAGTTGATGGTGCTCGGGGCACTGGTGGTGCGGCTGGCGCTCCCCTGGCAGACCGGTTTGTGGTGGCTCGATGCCATGGTCTTTCTGGGTGGGATGCTGTTGCTGGCGTTGCTCATCGGCGTGGTGGAGTCGATCATGGCCCGCCTGAGGCTGGTGCGGATTCCGCAGATACTGATCGGCACCACTCTGGTTTCGATATTTGCCCTTGTATTGGTGCTGCGATAA